In Papio anubis isolate 15944 chromosome 20, Panubis1.0, whole genome shotgun sequence, the genomic window GTGCTGGTGGAGCCCCCGCCGATGAGCCTGCCTGGTGCTGGCCTGAGTTCCCAGGAGCTGTCTGGTGGCCCTGGTGATGGCCCCTGAGGCTGGAGCCCCCCTTGGCCAGCCCAACCTGGCTCTGTTCTCTGTCTTGTCACCCTATCCCCACTCCCCTGGTGGCCTGACTCCCACTCCCTGGTGGCCCCATCCCCCAGTTCCTCACGATATGGTTTTTACTTCTGTGGATTTAATAAAAACTTCACCAGTTCCTCAGGCCTTGGCTGGTTGGGGGGCTGTGGTCCTAGGGCCTGGTTTATTGACTGTATCTGCTATTCAGCCTTATCAAGCACTGGTGGCACAAGGGAGGGGGGTCTTGTCCCCAGCCTACCCAAGCCCATGTGTATGGATGCCTAGGGAGTGGGGAAGACTGCCTCCTTGCCCTTTCTGGATATGGGGAGGGCACCCAGGGCAAAGGATGTACACGCTACAGGCTTGTTTGGTACCCTTTGCGATACTGGGTGGGTGTGACCTGCAGCCCTGTGTAGGCAGGGTTAGCCCCACTCTATTGAATACTTCGTAAACTTTGGTGCCGTAGCTGTTTCTCATCTTCAGATGGTACCACAGTGAACTGAGACCTTCCAAATATGGTTTTTTCCGTCTCCCTTTGCTGAGTCCACTTAACATTATCATTCATCCCTGTGTTATGATTTACTCACTCTACAGTTGAGCCCGTGTGAATCTCAAGGTCACCCCCTTGCCTCTGTTGGTTGGTCTGGACTGTCCTCGAATGTTGTCATTAAATCATCACTGGACCAAACAGTGTTGGGCACTACAGCCTGGCAGATGGAGGACTGGCCTCTCAAGATCCTACCAGGGTGTTTGGGGGAGTCCAGTATCTTGAGAGGGGATGGAGCAGGGCCCACAGCTCACCTCAAGCTCCCAACCCCTGAAAAACCCCAGGTGGACTTTGCTTGTCCACCCCTGCCCCAAACTCCCACCCTTAGCTTTGTACCAAGTGCCTCTTGTGTTAGGTGATACTTGTCCTCCCAGGGACCCCAGCCTGGTCCCACATCAGGCCAAAAGTCACATGGGCCTAGAGACTAGTGTCCAATCTCTTTTATTACAGAGGGGTTAGGGTAAAAGATCCTGGGCATCCACTGGTTATCTTGGAGTGGCAGGGGCACTTAGTCCCTCCGCAGGTTCTTGAGCCGTTCCTCCAGGTCTGCATCAGCATCAGCTAGGGCTGAGGCTGCGGCCTCTGCTTTTTTCCCACCAGCAGCCACACTGAGCGAGCCCCCAGTTGAGGGGAGGTCTGCAGAGAAAGTAGGGGTTTGAGCAGGGGAGGGGAGTAACGCAGGCAAAGGGAGGGCTTGGGGCTGTGGCTGGGCCTTGGGTGGGAAATGGGGCCCAGGTTTTGGAGCACTCACTTGACAGCTCATCTGTTAGGCTAAGTCCCAGCTCATCCAGGACCTGGGACACAACAGCATCGCTAGGGAAGAGAGAGAACTCAATGAGGGCTATGTACTCCATGAGGGCCAGGCAAACATCTCTACCCTCCCATCCAGTTTCCCCATACCTCTCCTCTTCGTCTTCCTCATCACCCATGGCATCATCAATAGCATCATTCATCATCTCCTCCTTCATATCCATGATCTCTGCCTGCCGTTCAAACTCCATCATGATCTTCTGGATCTGGGGCAACTTCAGCTGGAAGTGGTAGGAGTGTGAGTGTGGTCCCCATGGGTCGTGGGAGTGGGAAGGGGGATTGGGAAAAGCGCACCTGTCTGTTCATGGTGCCCATGGCCTTGGTGACACCCTTCATGGCTTGTGCCATCGAGTTGTTGGACTTGAGTGTCTGAATCTTGAGGGACACAGCCTGGATGTTGGCCCGCATCAATACAAACTTGCGCACATAGCGCCGGGTGCGCACCAAGTCTTTTGCCATGATGCGAACGGCATCCTGCAGAGTAGACGGGTATCAAGGACACAGGAATGAGATTATCCTATACTTCTTGACACCCCATTAGTTAGGTgttcctccccaccaccccaatCGCAATTCCACTTGAAGTTTACAGAGACTTTGTGGCTAACCCAATGGTCACTGGTCCCTCCCTCCTGACCTAAcccttctctgcctcttgggccACCAACTCCCTGGGCTCCTTTGTAAGGTCCTCCTCACCTCTCTTGATTCGTAAATGGTAAAAGAAAGGCCCCAGGCTCACTCCTTAGGGTTCCTTTTCTCTCCATGTTTTCAGTCATTCTTTTGATTTAACAACAGCTATTGCTCAATTTCTATTCCCAGCCTAGAAGAATCTAGAAGAAGAATCTGCCCCTTGTTCCACTTGATACAAACCCACACCTCAAACTATCCAGAATCACATACAAACCTGAGGCTCAGCTTTTGATTTCCTCTCCAAACATCTTTCTTGCCCATCCCAAGAAATGCTATCTTCTCTACCTACCTGTTCAGGCCAAAACCCTCTCACCCATCAAAGGCTGTGTTCCTTCTTCATGTCTCCTTACTGGTTTTGGCAGCCTCTGCCATAGCTTAtccttatcctttttttttttctttttttgagatggagtcttgctttgttgcctaggctggagtgctgtggcacaatcttggctcactgaaacctatgcctcccgggttcaaatgattttcctgcctcagcctctcgaatagctgggataacaagcatgcaccaccatgtccggctaatgtTTGGTAGAGCGGGCTtctgctgtgttggccaggctggtcttgaactcctgacttcgggtgatccatccacctcagcctcccaaagtgctgggattacaggcgtgagccaccatgcctggccagcttaTCCTTatagttatcttttttctttctttcttttttttttttttttgagacagagtcttgctctgttgcccaggctggagtgcagtggcacaatgtcagctcattgtaacctccgcctcctgggttcaagtgattgtcctgcctcagcctccggagtagctgggattacaggtgtgcaccaccacgcccagctagttttttgtattttcagtagagctggggtttcaccacgctggtcaggctggtctcgaagtcctgacctcaggtgatccaaccaccttggcctcccaaagtgctggaattacaggtgtgagctaccgcgcccagccctgtaATCCCTAACCTTTCAACTTAGCTCCCACTTTGGCCCACAATTCTGAATTGTCTGGTCCATGCCCAACTCTTGAAGCTCACCTGTCATCTCCCGTTTTGTCGAGGCTCTCTTTTAACATTTGCTGCTCTGTCTGCTTGACACATTCCCTGCCCAGATCTGTAGGCTCACTGTCATAACTCAAGCCTTGGCTCTCATACCAGTTCCTTGGAGGCAGCCTTCCAGACCCTCAAACTAGGGAAGCCCTGCTGACCTTTCACTCCACTCATTTTGCTGAAAGCACCTGTGTTTGGTGTCTGGTCTCTCTTGTTCACTGCTGTTACAGCCGTGCCTGATTGACAGCAACCTGCCCCTGACCACCCACACTCACCATCTGGCCTTGCTTGGCCATCTTCTTAATGTCTGCAATGATTTTCTTCTCCTGGGTCTCTAGTTTCTGTCGCTCGCGGTCCAGCTCCCGCA contains:
- the CHMP2A gene encoding charged multivesicular body protein 2a isoform X2, whose protein sequence is MDLLFGRRKTPEELLRQNQRALNRAMRELDRERQKLETQEKKIIADIKKMAKQGQMDAVRIMAKDLVRTRRYVRKFVLMRANIQAVSLKIQTLKSNNSMAQAMKGVTKAMGTMNRQLKLPQIQKIMMEFERQAEIMDMKEEMMNDAIDDAMGDEEDEEESDAVVSQVLDELGLSLTDELSNLPSTGGSLSVAAGGKKAEAAASALADADADLEERLKNLRRD
- the CHMP2A gene encoding charged multivesicular body protein 2a isoform X1, with the translated sequence MDLLFGRRKTPEELLRQNQRALNRAMRELDRERQKLETQEKKIIADIKKMAKQGQMDAVRIMAKDLVRTRRYVRKFVLMRANIQAVSLKIQTLKSNNSMAQAMKGVTKAMGTMNRQLKLPQIQKIMMEFERQAEIMDMKEEMMNDAIDDAMGDEEDEEESDAVVSQVLDELGLSLTDELSSECSKTWAPFPTQGPATAPSPPFACVTPLPCSNPYFLCRPPLNWGLAQCGCWWEKSRGRSLSPS